The Monodelphis domestica isolate mMonDom1 chromosome 7, mMonDom1.pri, whole genome shotgun sequence genome window below encodes:
- the LSMEM2 gene encoding leucine-rich single-pass membrane protein 2, whose protein sequence is MPGEAREDAILPIMVSPGSGTVPASHLTEVSLHPVESISDLHNGGTLHPYLTDDPASQHWEELMGILPSSLCVQAGCTPAQGRGAFLLLLALLILTCLALAILAVYLSVLQSESLRVLAHTLRVQEETLLKLRLASLNQWRRLNSSEARGLS, encoded by the exons ATGCCATCCTGCCCATCATGGTGAGCCCGGGCTCTGGGACTGTTCCAGCCAGCCACCTCACTGAGGTCAGCCTGCACCCTGTTGAGTCCATCAGTGACCTGCACAATGGAG GAACCCTGCACCCCTACCTGACTGATGACCCTGCCTCGCAGCACTGGGAGGAGCTCATGGGCATATTGCCCTCATCCCTTTGTGTCCAGGCTGGCTGCACCCCGGCCCAGGGGCGTGGGGCCTTCTTGCTTCTGCTGGCGCTGCTTATCCTCACCTGCCTTGCCCTTGCCATCCTGGCTGTCTACCTGAGTG TGCTACAGAGCGAGTCCCTTCGGGTTCTGGCCCACACACTCCGGGTCCAGGAAGAGACGTTGTTAAAGCTCCGGCTGGCCAGCCTCAACCAGTGGCGACGGCTCAATAGCAGCGAAGCTCGAGGCCTCAGCTGA